Proteins encoded together in one Vicia villosa cultivar HV-30 ecotype Madison, WI unplaced genomic scaffold, Vvil1.0 ctg.000939F_1_1, whole genome shotgun sequence window:
- the LOC131632401 gene encoding uncharacterized protein LOC131632401 produces the protein MNTKTMRLPPRRVLTPSTTTSTKRKERDDPFERPKPIPATTSKLPKSDKPISRLGSEPITSPTTTSTTTASRGLEPKPMPSNQLLAGYLAHEYLTKGTLLGQPWVPPKGKSKEEDDGVDEGEPTATTTAAAAEEACPSPEIKMERERYVEVTGLLKSGGTHLHGVVNPTQLARFLHL, from the coding sequence ATGAATACCAAAACGATGCGTTTGCCTCCTCGTCGAGTATTGACACCTAGCACCACAACAAGCACTaagagaaaagagagagatgaCCCGTTTGAAAGGCCCAAGCCCATACCCGCTACCACTTCAAAATTACCCAAGTCGGATAAGCCTATTTCTCGGCTCGGGTCAGAGCCGATTACATCACCCactacaacatcaacaacaacagctAGCAGAGGCTTGGAGCCGAAGCCGATGCCGTCCAATCAGCTGCTAGCGGGATACCTGGCCCACGAGTACCTCACCAAGGGGACTCTCTTAGGGCAACCATGGGTCCCACCGAAGGGAAAGTCCAAAGAGGAAGACGACGGCGTTGATGAAGGAGAACCAACTGCGACTACGACTGCGGCTGCGGCGGAGGAGGCGTGTCCGAGCCCGGAGATAAAGATGGAGCGTGAAAGGTACGTGGAAGTGACAGGGTTGTTAAAGAGCGGTGGGACCCACCTTCACGGCGTTGTGAACCCCACACAGCTTGCCCGTTTCTTACACTTGTGA